GTCGTCCAGCGCCTTGGGATGGTAGACGGCCTTGACCGCGAGGCCGCGCCGGAGGGATCGGGTGTCGAGCGGCATCGCCGTCTGGATGGCGCCACGCGACAGCGGCCCGCCGGGATGCAGGCAGAGAGTCTCCTTGTAGCAGAAGAAGCCCAGGTCGTCGAGGCGCTCCCGGACGCGTTCCAGACCTTCCACGCGCTCGATGTCGAGCGCGGACGCCGAGCGGTCCCCCTGCTGCTGGTCCTCCATGAAGACGGCGATGGCGTCCCGGGCCGCGAGGACGCGCCGGATCTCCGCGTTGAGCTCGTTGAGGCGCTGTTCCACGAGGCGTTCGATGCCCACCCTCGGCTCGGTGGCGACCACCCTGTGCCGGTCCCTCAGGTCGAGCAGGGACAGCCTCTCCAACTCCTCGACGGCGGCCTCGACGGTGTCGGGATCCAGCCCGAGCGCCTGGCGCGCGTCGCTGACCCCCTCGCCACGGTGCCGAAGGAAGTATCGGTAGAGCTCCACCCCCTCGGGCGAGACACCGATGACGGAAATGTCCATGACACACCTCCGGCATGCACTCAGCCCCGCCCGCCGACAGGGGTGGTGGGACGCCGGCCCCACTGGATGAACGGCAGTATGCGCATCTACAAACTATCAAGAGGTAGATAGTCCGCTTTTATCGCAAATTGCCGCCCAGGGATGGCGTGACAAACTGCGCAAGAACGCGGTTGAGCGTTCTTCTTCCGCGCCCGCCTCCGGTT
The sequence above is drawn from the Microbispora sp. ZYX-F-249 genome and encodes:
- a CDS encoding DUF6879 family protein, with the protein product MDISVIGVSPEGVELYRYFLRHRGEGVSDARQALGLDPDTVEAAVEELERLSLLDLRDRHRVVATEPRVGIERLVEQRLNELNAEIRRVLAARDAIAVFMEDQQQGDRSASALDIERVEGLERVRERLDDLGFFCYKETLCLHPGGPLSRGAIQTAMPLDTRSLRRGLAVKAVYHPKALDDSLMAAYLRDIVALGGQVRITEEPMDRMVVFDRSVAVVPIHPKESARGALLVREPGLVSQLVTYFDGVWDAATDFREYTEPSKEPPLLSDLERRVLAVMATADKDEIAAREIDVSVRTYRRYVADLMARLGAVNRFQAALRAKEENWI